One Heterodontus francisci isolate sHetFra1 unplaced genomic scaffold, sHetFra1.hap1 HAP1_SCAFFOLD_96_1, whole genome shotgun sequence genomic window carries:
- the LOC137365611 gene encoding G-protein coupled receptor 15-like — protein sequence MAAADLLVVILDLILRHIPIVYEEQFYPLLWGIPVCNIHAVLLYAATDCSVWFTITFTFDRFIAICCQKLKSKYCTENTAAVVLGTVTVLSCLKNITWYFIFTGRYWLLNEPWFCQPKIGVYDSRFWGIIEFLHHILTPGFPFAVILLLNTLTVRHIFVSSRARRRLRAHSSLESRKDPEMESRRKSIILLLSISANFILLWAVIMVYSIWRRMDRLNYRSVMLPHFVQELGFMLQLLSCCTNTAIYAVTQTQFREQLKNMLKYPFTPIFKRSVS from the coding sequence atggcagcagcggatctactggtcgttatcctcgacctgatattgaggcacatcccGATTGTTTATGAGGAACAGTTTTATCCCCTGCTGTGGGGtattcccgtgtgtaatatccacgctgtcctgctttatgcagctacagactgttcagtctggttcaccatcacgttcacctttgatcgattcatagccatttgttgccagaagctgaaaagtaaatattgcactgagaatacGGCGGCTGTGgttttgggaacagtgactgtgctgagctgcttaaagaacatcacctggtattttattttTACTGGTCGGTACTGGTTGCTGAATGAACCCTGGTTTTGTCAGCCAAAAATTGGTGTTTATGACTCTCGGTTCTGGGGAATAATTGAGTTTCTCCACCATATTCTAACCCCAGGGTTCCCATTTgctgtgattctgctgctcaatactctcactgtcagacacatttttgtaagcagcagagcacgcaggagactccgggctcacagcagtctgGAGAGtcgcaaagacccagagatggagagccgaaggaaatccatcattttattgTTATCTATctctgccaatttcatactattATGGGCAGTAATAATGGTGTATTCCATATGGCGGCGCATGGACCGATTAAATTATCGGTCTGTCATGTTACCACATTTTGtgcaggaattgggcttcatgctgcagctcctgagttgctgcacaaacactgcgatttatgccgtgacccagactcagttcagagaacagttgaagaacatgctgaaatatccctttactccaattttTAAAAGGAGTGTTtcttga